AGATTTGCTCGGTGAGCTCGCGGTTCTCGGCAATGAAGCGGGGGTTCGAGTACGCCGCGTTGGCGAGTCCCACCAGCGCGTTCACGCCCACCCGCAGCTTGGCCGCGGTTTCCGCGATGAGCTTGGAGTCGCCGTAGTAGCCGCTGATCACGAGGAGGTCGGGCCGGGCCGCCTTCACCTTGGCCAGCTCGGCGGTGAAGTCGGGTGAGCGGAGGTTGTAGGGCACGCGCTGCACCAGCTCGTAGCCCTTCGTCTTCGCGAAGGCTTCGACGTGATTGCCCATGGTGGTGCCGAAGTTCCCGTCCTCGTGCATCATGGCGACGCGCTTGATCGGCACGTTGGCCGCCCTCGCCATCTCCAGCATGTTGTCCACGGTCAGCGTGGCCATGGCCCTGCCGTTGGGCTGCATCCGGAACGTGTAGCGGAGCCCGCCCTCGGTGAGATTGTCGGCGACGGCGGCGAGGAGGAGGAACGGCGTGCGCGCCTTCTCGGTGTCCTGGCGCACGGAGAAGGCGACCAAGCTCGAGAACGGGCCCATCAGCGCGACGACGCCCTGGTCGATGAGGCGCTGCGCCTCGGACTTGCCGAGCTCGACCTTGTTCTGCGTGTCGCCGGGGAGCAGGGTGAGCTTGGCGCCGCCGAGCGACTTGATCCCGCCCGAGGCGTTGATCTCGTCCACCGCGAGCAGGATGCCGTTCAGCGCGAGCTGGGCCTCGAAGGCGAGCGGGCCCGTCACGGGCAGGATGTACCCCACCTTCACCGGCGCGGGCGCCTGGCCGCGCGCCACCGCGGGAAAGCCCGCGGCCGCGGTGGCCGCGCCGAGCGTCCCGAGGAAGCCGCGCCGGGTGATGGAGCGGTTCATCCTGCGCCCTCTGTCGTCGCTCATTGCGAATCCTCCTGGAGAGCTTCCGGGGACTGCTCGCGTCGTGGTCAGGGAAGGCGAAAAAGCGCGGTCAGGCTAGCACCCGCCTTCGGGAAGGTCAACGCGCGCGGCGGCCGCGCAGTATCGTCGCGGGGTGCCTGCCGTAGTGTGGAGCTCGTTCTTGCTCGTCGCCCTCGCGGAGATGGGCGACAAGACTCAGCTGCTTGCCCTCACCCTCGCCTCGCGCTATCGGCGGCCGTGGACCGTCCTCGCGGGCGTGCTCGTGGCCACCCTCGCCAATCGCGCGCTGGCCGCGTCGGTCGGCGAGGGCGTGGCGCGCGCGGTCGCCCCGCGCGTGCTCGCCGTCGGCGTCGCGCTGGGATTCTTCGTCTTCCGCGTCTGGACCCTCATCCCCGACCGCCCAGCCGAGCCGGGCACGCGCGAGCGCGGGGCGGTCACCGTGGGCGCCACGCTCGGCATGCTCGCCGCCAATGGGCTGGCCGTCTTCGGCGGCGTCGCGCTCGCCGCGCGGCTCCCCATGCATTATCTGCGCTGGTCGGCGGCGACCCTGTTCGGGCTCTTCGGCGCGCTCGCGCTGGCCTCTGCGTTCCGCGGGGCCTAGGCGTCTGTCCCCACGTTACCCACCGCTTGTGGATGGATTGTCGCCCGGGCCCACCCGGTGGTGCCCGTCCGGCGTGGCAGGGCTAAAACCTACAATGTTGACAGGGGTTTAAGCTTAAGGTACAGTAGTTCCCAAACGCCGCGCCCCGCACAGGCGGAGTTGCCCCTACGGAGGTAGGAGGGCGAATGATCACGGTTCCGGCGCATAGGGTGAAGCAATTCGGGGTCGAGTTCTTCCAGGCGTCGTTCTCCGCCAAGGACATCGACCGCCTGGTGAAGTTCGAGGTCCTCGGCTATGCCGGCAAGGACGCCCCCGCCCCGAAGGCCAAGCGCGCCAACCGCGCCCGCGTGAACTGGGAAATGCTCGAAAAGCGCATCGGCGAGAGCGAGGCAGCCTATCAGCGCCCGGTGATCCGTCGCAAGATCGACGAGCTGGTCAGCTACTACCGCGACTGCAAGGAGGCGGGGACGCTGCCCGCCATTCCCGGCGCCGTCATCATCACCTCCGAGAAGCGCTTCACCTTCACCCCGATGGCGAGTCAGCACGATCTCGGCCTGCTTCAGATCCCCGAGGAGCACGGGGTCCTTCGCGTCCTGGACGGCCAGCACCGCCTCCTCGCCCTGCACGCCCTGACCCAGGCGGGCGAGAACCTCGGCATCGAGGTCCCCGCCGTGCTCTTCGACCGCCTCGACGCGCGGCAGATCGTGGAGCTCTTCGTCACGATCAACGCCAAGCACACGCGGCTGAACCCGTCGCACATCGTGAGCCTCGCCGGGCGCAAGCTCTACCCCGATCCCAACCAGGCTCTCGCCCACGACGTCATCCGCTCGCTCAACGAGGACCAGACCTCGCCGCTGGCCGGCGAGATCAAGATGCTGGGCACCGGCCGCGGGCGCGTGTCCCAGGCGCCGCTCGCGGAAGAGATCGTGGACTTCCTCGAGACGGTGGAGAAGATCGGCGGCGGCGCTCGCACGAGCGAGCTGCGCAAGGAAGCCAAGCGCTTCTTCCTCAACTACATGAAGGCGGTGGCGGGGGTGTTCCCGACCGCGTGGGCGGGGCGCAAGTACTCCATCAAGACCGTCGCCGCCCTCCGCGCCTTCATCCGCGTGGCCCCGGACGTGATGGCGCGCGCCCGCGAGCTCAAGCGCGACGCCTTCGACTACAACGCCATCCGCGAGGCCGTGAAGCCCTGGGGCGAGCGGCTGCGCGACCGCCGCTTCGAGACCGAGGGCGAGTGGAAGACCAAGCTCGCCGGCGGCACCCGCGGCACCGTGGAGGCCCTCACCCGCGAGCTCCGCGAGGCGATGCGGGGCTAGCGATACGAAGGCAGCGCGGCAGGCGTCCTCACTCCTCCGCGAGCCGGTAGCCCACTCCCGGCTCGGTCAGCAAGTGTCGCGGCCGCGCCGGATCCCCCTCGATTTTCCGCCGCAGTTGCGCCATATACACGTGGAGGTAGTGTGGCTGATCCGCGTAGGGCCGTCCCCACACCTCCTTCAGGAGCTGCTGGTGAGTGAGCACCTTGCCCGCGTGGCGGATTAGCGTGGTGAGGAGCCGGTACTCGATGGGCGTAAGGTGCACATCCTGCCCCTTCACGGCCACGCGGCGGTGCGCGAAGGCCACCACGAGGTCACCGGACTCGTATAACCCCTCGTCGATGTCCCGCACGGCCCGGCCCGCCCCTCGCAACAGCACGCGCAGGCGCGCCAGCAGCTCTCCCACGCCGAAGGGCTTGCTCACGTAGTCGTCCGCGCCCGCGTCCAGCGCGGCGATCTTGTCGACTTCCTGGCCGCGGGCGGAGAGCACGAGAATGGGCACCGCCGTCCATTCACGCAGCCGCCGGATGACGTCGAGCCCCTCCATGTCGGGAAGCCCCAAGTCCAGGATGATGACGTCCGGCTGCCGGGTCTCCGCGGCCTGCAGGCCCTCGCGCCCCGTCTCGGCCTCCACCAGGCGATAGCCGTGGTCGACGAGGCTCGCGCGCAGGAAGCGACGGATCTCGGGCGCGTCCTCGATGAGGACGACGACGGCCCCCGGCATGGACGCGGGCGCGCTAGCAGGCATCGACGACAGCCGTCGGATCCGGCAGCGAGGGCGACTCTTCCCGCGGGAGCGTGAACCGGATGGTGGCGCCGTCACCGGGGCGGTTCTCCGCGGTAATGGTGCCGCCATGCACCTCCACGATGGCCCGGCAGATCGCCAGCCCCAGGCCCACTCCCCGCGTGCTGGGCGACCGGCCTCGGTAGAACTTCTCGAAGGCGCGCGCCTCCTCGCCCGGCGCGAACCCCTGCCCTCGGTCGCTCACTTCCACCACGACCTTGAGGCCGGCCACCGAGGCGGCCACCTCGATGGGGGAGCCGGGCGGCGAGTAGCGCGCCGCATTGTCCAGCAGATTGATGAACACCTGCTCCATGAGCAGGGCGTCGATGCGGACCAGCGGGAGATCGGGGGGCAGGATCACGCGCACCACACGATCGCGGAGGAGCTGGTCCAGCCGATGCAGGGCGGAGCCGACGATCCCATCCAGCGCCTGCGGCTCCGCCTTGATCGTGACGGCGCCCGACTCGAGCCGCGTCATCTCGAGCAGCTCGTTGACGAGCCGGTCGAGCTGGGTCGCCTCTCCGTGGATGGAGCGCACGAGGTCCCTCCGCGTCGGCGCGGCCAGGCGCTCGCCGCCCTCGAGGAGACCGCTCGAAGCGCCGATGATGGTGGCCAGCGGCGTGCGGAGGTCGTGCGACACCGAGCTCAACAGCGAGTTGCGCATGCGCTCCGTCTCCGCCCGCAGCTCCGCCGCCTGCGCCTCCTCGGCGAGCTGGGCGCGCTCGATGGCCAGCGCGGTCTGGTTGGCGAAGGTCTCGAGCTGATGGAGCGCCTCGGGATTGTCGAACGCATGCGGCTCGGGCGGCACCACCGCGAGCACACCGACCGCCCCGCGCGAGGCGAGCAAGGGGACGCAGAGGACACGCGCGCCCGGTACGGTGGACGTCCCCAGCCCGGCCACCTCCCGGTGCTCGTAGGTCCATTGCGCCACGCCGAGATCGGTGCCGCTCAGCTCGACGCCCTCCGGCTTCGAGAGCCGCGGGGCCATATGCCCGGCCGCATCCGGCAGCAGCACGGTGATCTGGCCCGCGAAGACCTCGCTGATGTGCCGCAGCGCGGTCTCGAGGAGAGTGTCCACTCCGCGGCCGCTGGCGAGCTCCCGGCTCATGCTGTAGAGAGCGCCGATCCGACGCTCGCGCTGGCGGGCCGCCGCGGCCTGCGCGCGGATCCGCACCGTCATGCCGCTCGTGACCAGCGCCACCACGAGCATCACGAAGAACGTCAGGAGGTGCTCGGTGTCGGACACTGCGAAGGAGAGGTAGGGCGGAACGAAGAAGAAGTCAAAGGCGAGCACGCTCAGCACTGAAGCCACCACGGTCGGGCCGCGTGAGGTGCGGGCGGCCACCGCGACAACCCCGAGCAGGTAGACCATTATGAGATTGGAGAGCCCGAAGTGGCCGAACATCGCACAGGCGATGCCAGTGCTCACGGCTACCGCTGCCAGAGCAAGGCCGTAGGAGGCCCAGTTGGGCACATGCGGGCGCGGCCGGAGCGGCCGGCCCGACGCCGGCTCCCCCTCGCCGCTCACCACGTGGATGTCGATCTCACCGCTGCCCCGGACGAGCGCATCGACGATGGATCCCAGCAGGATGCGCTGCCAGAGCGAGCGGGCGGGCTTGCCGATGACGATCTTGCTGACGTTCCGCCCGCGCGCGTATGCAAGAATCTCTTCGCTCATCGTCGGGCCGCTGAGCCGCACCGTCTCGGCGCCGAGCGATTCGGCGAGCCGCAGGGTCTGGATGATGCGGTCCTGGTCAGCCTGGGACAGCCGCGCATGGGCCGCCGTCTCCACGTACGCCACGATCAGCTGGGCGCCGAGCCGGTGGGCGAGGCGGTGTCCAGCCCGCACGAGCTGGGGCGAGAAGGGGCTCGGGCCCACGCAGACGAGGATGCGCTCGGCCACCGGCCAGGTCTTCGCGATGGCGTGGTCGCGCATGTATGCCTGCATCTGCGCGTCCACCCGCTCGGCGGTACGCCGCAGGGCCAGCTCGCGAAGCGCGATCAGGTTGCCCTTGCGGAAGAAGTTCTCGATGGCTTCCTGCGCCTGGGTAGGGATATAGACCTTCCCCTCCTGCAGCCGCTCCAGGAGGTCGTCGGGGGGCAAGTCCACCAGCTCGATCTCGTCCGCCCGCTCCAGCACCGAGTCCGGCACTGTCTCGCGCACGACCACGCCGGTGATCTTCGCCACCACGTCGTTCAGGCTCTCCACGTGCTGGACGTTGAGCGTGGTGTAGACGGTGATACCCGCGTCGAGCAGCTCGAGGACGTCCTGCCAGCGCTTCCGGTGACGGGAGCCCTCGGCGTTGGTGTGGGCCAACTCGTCCACGAGGATGGCTGTGGGGCGGCGGGAGAGCGCGCCGTCGAGATCAAACTCTTTGAGCGTCGCCCCCCGGTATTCGACGAGGCGGGGCGGCAGGACGGGCAGCCCCTCGAGGAGGGCGGCGGTCTCGGCGCGGCCATGTGTCTCGACCACACCCACCAGCACGTTCCTGCCGTCGGCCTGGAGCTCGCGGGCCGCCTCCAGCATGGCGTACGTCTTCCCCACTCCCGCCGCCGCGCCGAAGAAGAGCTTGAGCCGCCCCTGGCGCTTGCGCGCCTCCTCCTCCTTGGCGCGCGCGAGGAGCGCGTCGGGGTCGCGGCGGTGCTCGGTCAAGGCGCCCGATGCGCGCCCGCGAAGCGGAGTCCGAGAATGGACACCGCGATCGCGAACGCGCGCCACTCGTCGAGATTGAGGCCCTGCTCCCCGCCTTCCCATACGTCTAGGGCCAAGCGGGTCCCGT
This Candidatus Methylomirabilota bacterium DNA region includes the following protein-coding sequences:
- a CDS encoding TMEM165/GDT1 family protein; protein product: MPAVVWSSFLLVALAEMGDKTQLLALTLASRYRRPWTVLAGVLVATLANRALAASVGEGVARAVAPRVLAVGVALGFFVFRVWTLIPDRPAEPGTRERGAVTVGATLGMLAANGLAVFGGVALAARLPMHYLRWSAATLFGLFGALALASAFRGA
- a CDS encoding ABC transporter substrate-binding protein translates to MSDDRGRRMNRSITRRGFLGTLGAATAAAGFPAVARGQAPAPVKVGYILPVTGPLAFEAQLALNGILLAVDEINASGGIKSLGGAKLTLLPGDTQNKVELGKSEAQRLIDQGVVALMGPFSSLVAFSVRQDTEKARTPFLLLAAVADNLTEGGLRYTFRMQPNGRAMATLTVDNMLEMARAANVPIKRVAMMHEDGNFGTTMGNHVEAFAKTKGYELVQRVPYNLRSPDFTAELAKVKAARPDLLVISGYYGDSKLIAETAAKLRVGVNALVGLANAAYSNPRFIAENRELTEQI
- a CDS encoding sensor histidine kinase KdpD, whose protein sequence is MTEHRRDPDALLARAKEEEARKRQGRLKLFFGAAAGVGKTYAMLEAARELQADGRNVLVGVVETHGRAETAALLEGLPVLPPRLVEYRGATLKEFDLDGALSRRPTAILVDELAHTNAEGSRHRKRWQDVLELLDAGITVYTTLNVQHVESLNDVVAKITGVVVRETVPDSVLERADEIELVDLPPDDLLERLQEGKVYIPTQAQEAIENFFRKGNLIALRELALRRTAERVDAQMQAYMRDHAIAKTWPVAERILVCVGPSPFSPQLVRAGHRLAHRLGAQLIVAYVETAAHARLSQADQDRIIQTLRLAESLGAETVRLSGPTMSEEILAYARGRNVSKIVIGKPARSLWQRILLGSIVDALVRGSGEIDIHVVSGEGEPASGRPLRPRPHVPNWASYGLALAAVAVSTGIACAMFGHFGLSNLIMVYLLGVVAVAARTSRGPTVVASVLSVLAFDFFFVPPYLSFAVSDTEHLLTFFVMLVVALVTSGMTVRIRAQAAAARQRERRIGALYSMSRELASGRGVDTLLETALRHISEVFAGQITVLLPDAAGHMAPRLSKPEGVELSGTDLGVAQWTYEHREVAGLGTSTVPGARVLCVPLLASRGAVGVLAVVPPEPHAFDNPEALHQLETFANQTALAIERAQLAEEAQAAELRAETERMRNSLLSSVSHDLRTPLATIIGASSGLLEGGERLAAPTRRDLVRSIHGEATQLDRLVNELLEMTRLESGAVTIKAEPQALDGIVGSALHRLDQLLRDRVVRVILPPDLPLVRIDALLMEQVFINLLDNAARYSPPGSPIEVAASVAGLKVVVEVSDRGQGFAPGEEARAFEKFYRGRSPSTRGVGLGLAICRAIVEVHGGTITAENRPGDGATIRFTLPREESPSLPDPTAVVDAC
- a CDS encoding DGQHR domain-containing protein, which encodes MITVPAHRVKQFGVEFFQASFSAKDIDRLVKFEVLGYAGKDAPAPKAKRANRARVNWEMLEKRIGESEAAYQRPVIRRKIDELVSYYRDCKEAGTLPAIPGAVIITSEKRFTFTPMASQHDLGLLQIPEEHGVLRVLDGQHRLLALHALTQAGENLGIEVPAVLFDRLDARQIVELFVTINAKHTRLNPSHIVSLAGRKLYPDPNQALAHDVIRSLNEDQTSPLAGEIKMLGTGRGRVSQAPLAEEIVDFLETVEKIGGGARTSELRKEAKRFFLNYMKAVAGVFPTAWAGRKYSIKTVAALRAFIRVAPDVMARARELKRDAFDYNAIREAVKPWGERLRDRRFETEGEWKTKLAGGTRGTVEALTRELREAMRG
- a CDS encoding response regulator; amino-acid sequence: MPASAPASMPGAVVVLIEDAPEIRRFLRASLVDHGYRLVEAETGREGLQAAETRQPDVIILDLGLPDMEGLDVIRRLREWTAVPILVLSARGQEVDKIAALDAGADDYVSKPFGVGELLARLRVLLRGAGRAVRDIDEGLYESGDLVVAFAHRRVAVKGQDVHLTPIEYRLLTTLIRHAGKVLTHQQLLKEVWGRPYADQPHYLHVYMAQLRRKIEGDPARPRHLLTEPGVGYRLAEE